The Panthera leo isolate Ple1 chromosome D1, P.leo_Ple1_pat1.1, whole genome shotgun sequence region TCCCTCGGGGTTTGTGAATATGAAATAAGATCCTCTATGGCAAGCATCCAGCAAGtggtttttttgtctgtttttttaatgtgttctttatttttgagagagcacaagctgggaggggcagagagagaggggaagagaggatctgaagtgggcactgcgcggacagcagagagccccacgcagggctcaagctcacgaacagtgagatcatgacctgagccgaagtcaggcgcccaaccgactgagccacccaggcgccccagcaagtgTTTGATCGAAGGAAGCTATGAGGGTTATTATTCAGGGGGTTGAGTGCCGGTCCTGGGGCTTCGAAGTGACTCTTCCTGCTTGGTAGAAATTGACACAGGTGCTGTTGCCACCTGAATGGCCATGGAAAGCAGAAGTCTGAGTGGAGAGGGCCCAGGAAGGCAGGAGAGCAAGCAAGCTTTCCAGGGGGGTGGTGAAGTGATTACACGGACCTTCCAGAAGCCAAGAGCATGTAAGAGCTTGGGCCCTGGAGCCAGGATGCTTGAGTTTAATCCCAGCCCTGCCGCCTTtcactctgtgactttgggcaagttctaGAACTTCTGTActtaagttttctcatctgtaaatcgGGGATTGTCTTAGGACCCACCTCATGAATATAGCAAGTGCTTACAATAGCGTGTGGCCACTAGCaagcactcagtctctctctctctctctctctctctctctctctctctctctctctctccccctccccctccctccctcccccccccgccttctGGCCAGCAGCCCCCTTGAACTATCCGAGTTCCTGTCGGTGGACTTTCTGGTGGAGAATGGCACTAGTGGGGGTGTGGCGGTCACTCGCCCTGTCACATGGCAGCTGGAGTACCCAGGCCAGGCCCCCGAAGCAGAGAAGGACAAAATGGTGTGGGAGATCCTGGTGTCGGAGCGGGACATAAGAGCCCTTGTCCCACTGGCCAAGGTAAGGAGTCCCCCACCCGTGCTTGGCTAGGCCCGCGGCCAAGTGAGGCAAAGAGGCTGGGGCTAAGCTCCTCCCGCACCCCCAGGCTGAGGAGCTGGTGAACACGGCTCCGTTGACCGGAGAGCCGCAGCGTGTGCCTGTGCGCCTCGTCACTGTGGACGGTGGGGGTGCCCTGGTGGAGGTGACCGAGCACATCGGCTGCGAGTCGGCCAACACACAGGTCCTGCAGGTGAGTGGCACACGCCGACCCCGTGTGAGTGTGCCCAGTGATGGACCTACGCCTTCCCCACTCAGGTCCCCGAGAGAAGTTTCTTACTGGCACCAGAAACCTCAGCGGGGGAACCCCAGATTCAACTTCTTTTGTTCCCACCGCCTCTGTGCACAGTCAGGTGGGAGCTATGTAACCGCAGCAGCCCCAGCTTAGGCACCTTCACGTTCATTACTGCACTGACAGATGAACTGAGCTGGGGAGAGCTCAGAgcactttgggggcgcctggctggctcagtcagtagaacacgcGACTCTCGATCCCAGGTGTGTGAATTTTAGCCGCGTTCTACATAAAGCCCACTTAAAGAGTATATACCTTGAGATCGACAGATTTTAGTTTGAAAGCCATTTTTATTATCAGCTGTGTGATCGGTTAGCTGTGTGATCGTGGAcaagtctcttaacctctctgagcctcggttttctaaGCTTTAAAACGGGAATATGTTATTCCGTTGCAAGAATTAAAAGCATCAGTGATAATTATCAGAGCCTGGTAACGATCCATGaggtaaaaagacaaaaaggggaGGGCGACTTTCCACACTTTGAAGTTCAAAGAGGAGAAGCCCAGAGCCCGTGTTTCCTAACTCCTTGCTGCCTGCCTGGAAAAGGCGTCTTGCCATTTATGACGCCGCTTTGGCCCTGTGTGCAGTTCCTTCCTGAGGGCTCTGGGGTGGGTAGGTCTGGCCtggctctctgccttccttcctgtggTGGGTTGCCAGGTGGCTCCAGCAGGAAAGCCAGAGGCCAGCACTAATGAGGAGCCAAATCTGTGGGCTCCAATGCTCCTCGGCCAGGAGAAAGACTTTGTTATATGCAGATAGCCAGTTTCCCCAGCTGAACCCCCGGGGTGAACTTGGGGGATGGCTGGTTCCTCCAGAGCGGATCTTGACTGCATGGCGAAATCTTCATAATCTTAAAACATGCCAGTGACATGCACCACGAATTTCAGCCCTGCCCCTTCTCACGGCGAGGGGTCAGGGCAGCCCTCTGTGGTCCACACCTGTCTCCCACGACTTAGCCCAGCTCCTGCCCTCCCGTAGGTGTCCGAGACCTGCGACGCTGTGTTTGTGGCTGGCAAAGAGAGCCAAGGCGCTTGCGGGGTGCGGGTGGACTTCTGGTGGCGCCGGCTGCGGGCCTCGCTGCAGCTGACGGTATGGGCCCCGCTGCTGCCCCTGCGCATCGAGCTGACCGACACCACCCTGGAGCAGGTCCGAGGCTGGAGGGTCCCCGGCCCAGCCGAAGGGTGAGTGGAGGCCTTGGCGAAGTCGCTCTGGGACCGAGAGAGGTTGTAGGGAATGTGGCCTTGGTCCCAcgcaccggggcggggggggggggggggttgtctaAAAAACTACCCGGTTGCTTCCGGTTCCTCCTACCCACCCGCCTTTCACCACCCAGCCTCTCACCACTTCATTTGTAGTTGCAGACCTCcaccctccttgcctccctctccctcttccacgCCTCACTTCTCTGAAGGATTTATCACTTTCTAATGACTGTAGAACCTCGTTCATCTGTTTGTGGTCTGTCCACCCCCTTCACGCTCCTCCCCGCGATTAAGACTTGAAGGCAAAGGTTTTTGTCTAGCCCGTTCACTGTTGTGTCCTCAAAGCCTGAGATGGCCCCTAGCTCAGTGAATACTGAGAGTCCCGCCAGAGCCAAAGGTGAGGCTCCTCCTCGCCTCCCCAGGAGCCAAGAGTTCCAGTTAGGAGCAAGAGGGCAAGAGTGGCTTGATGGACAGGCACAGGCACCAGTTAGGAACGGGGTTGTGGCGCCTCGCCAGCGGGGAGAAGTGTGGCTGTGCTCGAAGAATGGTGCcaccagagtgtgtgtgtgtgtgtgtgtgtgtgtgtgtgtgtgtgtgtgtgtgtgtgtgtgtctcgctctgtccctctcttgctctccagTGGGCGGGGCCCTCAGAGGCTGGGGGCGGAGCCCGAGCTgacgccccgcccccgggccctcccctccccacagggtGCCGGAGCCCGAAGCTCCCGCGGTTGCAGAGGAGGCGGAGCGGCGCGCCCGAAGCTGCCGCCTGCAGTACCAGCGCGCAGGCGTGCGCTTCCTTGTCCCCTTTGTGGCCCATCCGCTGGACGGCGGCCGCCGCCTCACCTACCTGCTCGGCCCCGATTGGCTGCTGGACGTGTCCCACCTTGTGGCGCCGCACGCGCGCGTGCAGGACCCGCGTGTAGCCTCACTGGAGGGCGGACGCGTCCTGGTGGGCCGGGAGCCCGGTGTCACCTCCATCGAGGTGAGCAGACCCCCTGGCAAGGGTGGAGGTGCCCCCCGGGAGTGTTCATGGGCAGGTATGAGCCCAGTGGGATTGGGGGCTGGGGGAAAATAGGGTGGCCCTGTAATGGGGGATATCCTCCAAGAATGAAGGGCTAGGGGTGGGTATGTGGGGGCCAGGTCttgagagaggaggaaactgtCCCTGGGCATGGGATTGGGGTCCAGGTATGTATAGGGCATATGGAGTGCAAAGGGTGGGGAAAAGCAGCCCGTGCAGATGCTGGGCCCAGGGCGGAGGGCCCAGGGAGGACCCTCCGTTGACTCAGACCTGTCTGTGTACCTACCACCCCCCACAACTTGTAGCTCCCTCTCACCCTCAGGTGCGTTCCCCACTGTCTGACTCCATCCTGGGGGAGCAGGCATTGGCCGTGACGGATGACAAGGTCTCGGTGCTGGAGCTGCGGGTGCAGCCGGTGATGGGCATCTCACTGGCCCTGAGCCGAGGCACTGCCCACCCCGGGGAGGTCACAGCCACGTGCTGGGCACAGTCAGCCTTTCCCGCCCCAAAGCAGGTGACAGCTGGGGGTCAGGGGGATGAGGTCAACATCTCCAGATGGGGGCTAATGACAGGGGGGTGGGAGGTACCTGGACCCCTCACCTTAGCATTTTCAGAATGAGGTCTGACTGCCCTATAAGGTAGTGAGCTCTCTGCAGCTGGAGGTGACCAAGCAGTGGCTGGCTGGAGTGTGGCAGTGGGAGGTTGATTAGATGGCTCTGAGGACCCTCCCGATGACTCAGACCCCAGGGCTGAGTGGCAGACAGGTGATTGACGCacgtcccctctctccctgtgtttTGTCCATTTGcctgtgtctgttttctctctgatcTCTCCTCCGTGTGGCCTGTCTCTGTGGGAGTGGTCtctgtgtgcatgcgtgcgtgcccTCGCATGTCTCTGCCTGTGTCTGTGTGCCCCACAGGAGGTGGCCCTCTCCCTTTGGCTGTCCTTCTCTGACCGCACCCTGGCCCCCGCTGAGCTCTACGACCACCATGACCTGGGACTGTCTGTCTCAGCTGAGGAGCCCAGTGCCATCCTGCCAGCCGAGGAGCGGGGCGCCCTGCTCGGGGTGGTGGTGAGTGGGGCGGGTGCCGAGGGGCTGCCCCTGCACGTGGCTCTGCACCCGCCGGAGCCCTGCCGCCGGGGCCGCCACCGTGTGCCGCTGGCCTCCGGCACCGCCTGGCTGGGGctgccccctgctcccaccctggcCCCCGCCCTCCCATCCAGCCCTGCCCGGAGCTCTCCAGCCACGGAGGCCAGCACGGGCCGTAAACGATGGGAGGCGGGCGGTGTTGGGGACAGGGGGGGCGTGAGGGGCAAGTTTGAGCCGGCAGAGGAGGAGGccggaggggaggaggaggaggaggaggaagcggaGGAGATGGTCCCCGCCCCTCAGCGGGTCACCGACCTAGAGCTGGGCATGTACGCTCTGCTGGGCATCTTCTGTCTGGCCATCCTCATCTTCCTGGTCAACGGTGTGGTCTTCGTGCTGCGCTACCAGCGCAAGGAGCCCCCCGACGGCGCCGCCGAccccgcctccccccagccccacaaCTGGGTCTGGCTGGGCACTGACCAGGAGGAACTGAGCCGCCAGCTGGACCGGCAGTCCCCCGGCCTGcccaagggggaggggggctgcccctgcgagagtgggggaggaggggaggccctgaCCCTGGCCCAGGCCCCCTCCGGGGGCACCGCCGGCTCCTCGAGCACCCTGGCCCGGAAGGAAGCCGGGGGGCGGCGGAAGCGCGTGGAGTTTGTGACGTTTGCGCCAGCCCCCCCAGCCCAGCCGCCTGAGGAGCCCGTGGGGGCCCCTGCCGTGCAGTCCATCCTGGTGGCCGGCGAGGAGGACATCCGCTGGGTATGTGAGGACATGGGACTGAAGGACCCCGAGGAGCTGCGCAGCTACATGGAGAGGATCCGGGGCAGCTCCTGACCCCTCCCCGCCTGCCCGGCCTGCCCGGCCCAGCACCATCGGCCGCCAGCCCCGGCAGCCTCCTGCCCACCCTCTGGTGCTCGCTGATCCAAGTCCCCCGCCTGGTCACTCGAATGGactcccacccaggccccctctgccctgcccccccatcATGGACCATGCTCGTGAGGAAGGGCTTATGCCCCTTATTTATGGGAACCATTTCATCCTAATGTCGGGTACAGAATAAACTCAAGGAACCCCCACCTGGGACTGCTGCTGTCTGTGTCCTGGGGAGAGAAGCGAGgggt contains the following coding sequences:
- the TMEM132A gene encoding transmembrane protein 132A isoform X2 codes for the protein MCAGMAGRAAAAPRGPGGPWLCLLVALALDVVRVDCEQDPLDPVYLPAALELLDAPEHFRVQQVDRYPPANSSLGSRSETFLLLQPWPRAQPLLRASYPPFATQQVVPPRVTEPHQRPVPWDVRAVSVEAAVTPAEPHARVLFHLKGQDWPPGPGSLPCARLHAIHPAGTAHRACHFQPSLGACVVELEFPSHWFSQGSSTRAELAYTLEPAAEGSGGCGPGGEEDAREQALPVGSVELRPADPPRYQEVPLDEAVTLRVPDVPVRPGQLFSATLLLRHNFTASVLTLRIKVKKGLHVTAARPAQPSLWTAKLDRFKASKHHTTLITCHRAGPTGPDSSPLELSEFLSVDFLVENGTSGGVAVTRPVTWQLEYPGQAPEAEKDKMVWEILVSERDIRALVPLAKAEELVNTAPLTGEPQRVPVRLVTVDGGGALVEVTEHIGCESANTQVLQVSETCDAVFVAGKESQGACGVRVDFWWRRLRASLQLTVWAPLLPLRIELTDTTLEQVRGWRVPGPAEGVPEPEAPAVAEEAERRARSCRLQYQRAGVRFLVPFVAHPLDGGRRLTYLLGPDWLLDVSHLVAPHARVQDPRVASLEGGRVLVGREPGVTSIEVRSPLSDSILGEQALAVTDDKVSVLELRVQPVMGISLALSRGTAHPGEVTATCWAQSAFPAPKQEVALSLWLSFSDRTLAPAELYDHHDLGLSVSAEEPSAILPAEERGALLGVVVSGAGAEGLPLHVALHPPEPCRRGRHRVPLASGTAWLGLPPAPTLAPALPSSPARSSPATEASTGRKRWEAGGVGDRGGVRGKFEPAEEEAGGEEEEEEEAEEMVPAPQRVTDLELGMYALLGIFCLAILIFLVNGVVFVLRYQRKEPPDGAADPASPQPHNWVWLGTDQEELSRQLDRQSPGLPKGEGGCPCESGGGGEALTLAQAPSGGTAGSSSTLARKEAGGRRKRVEFVTFAPAPPAQPPEEPVGAPAVQSILVAGEEDIRWVCEDMGLKDPEELRSYMERIRGSS
- the TMEM132A gene encoding transmembrane protein 132A isoform X1, producing the protein MCAGMAGRAAAAPRGPGGPWLCLLVALALDVVRVDCEQDPLDPVYLPAALELLDAPEHFRVQQVDRYPPANSSLGSRSETFLLLQPWPRAQPLLRASYPPFATQQVVPPRVTEPHQRPVPWDVRAVSVEAAVTPAEPHARVLFHLKGQDWPPGPGSLPCARLHAIHPAGTAHRACHFQPSLGACVVELEFPSHWFSQGSSTRAELAYTLEPAAEGSGGCGPGGEEDAREQALPVGSVELRPADPPRYQEVPLDEAVTLRVPDVPVRPGQLFSATLLLRHNFTASVLTLRIKVKKGLHVTAARPAQPSLWTAKLDRFKASKHHTTLITCHRAGPTGPDSSSPLELSEFLSVDFLVENGTSGGVAVTRPVTWQLEYPGQAPEAEKDKMVWEILVSERDIRALVPLAKAEELVNTAPLTGEPQRVPVRLVTVDGGGALVEVTEHIGCESANTQVLQVSETCDAVFVAGKESQGACGVRVDFWWRRLRASLQLTVWAPLLPLRIELTDTTLEQVRGWRVPGPAEGVPEPEAPAVAEEAERRARSCRLQYQRAGVRFLVPFVAHPLDGGRRLTYLLGPDWLLDVSHLVAPHARVQDPRVASLEGGRVLVGREPGVTSIEVRSPLSDSILGEQALAVTDDKVSVLELRVQPVMGISLALSRGTAHPGEVTATCWAQSAFPAPKQEVALSLWLSFSDRTLAPAELYDHHDLGLSVSAEEPSAILPAEERGALLGVVVSGAGAEGLPLHVALHPPEPCRRGRHRVPLASGTAWLGLPPAPTLAPALPSSPARSSPATEASTGRKRWEAGGVGDRGGVRGKFEPAEEEAGGEEEEEEEAEEMVPAPQRVTDLELGMYALLGIFCLAILIFLVNGVVFVLRYQRKEPPDGAADPASPQPHNWVWLGTDQEELSRQLDRQSPGLPKGEGGCPCESGGGGEALTLAQAPSGGTAGSSSTLARKEAGGRRKRVEFVTFAPAPPAQPPEEPVGAPAVQSILVAGEEDIRWVCEDMGLKDPEELRSYMERIRGSS